In Vanacampus margaritifer isolate UIUO_Vmar chromosome 9, RoL_Vmar_1.0, whole genome shotgun sequence, the following proteins share a genomic window:
- the LOC144057304 gene encoding rho guanine nucleotide exchange factor 2-like isoform X3, with protein sequence MSRLLEGRNKDKMKELNAKNKEKERVKEREKEARSNKGHLFTTLTVSSTTLCSACNRSITAKEALSCPGCNVTIHNRCRDSLANCAKMKQKQQKLAMARNSSALQNVALRAKTPTTKERPSSAIYPSDSLRQSLLGSRRVRSGLSLAKSVSTNNIAGVSEEPVGLRRILSQSTESLNFRSRTLSMESLTDDGDCWWRPLLEELQVEGRSVQADSWSLVVEPKFLQTLHKDLIKQQDVIYELIQTEFHHVRTLRIMEGVYRRGMLEEVMLEAGVVHTIFPCLDQLLEVHTAFLAQLVDRRKRGAAQCGDPNFIVPDIGELLLAQFSGPCADDMEKVYSEFCSRHPKAVKLYKDVVTRDRRLQHFIRRACRGPLLRRLGVQECILLVTQRITKYPVLIQRILDNTKGNEEEARALGRALLLLKELIGSVDKEVQELDRTRRLQEVQARLDPRAQAQVRGGGVFRGGELARRKLLHEGMFLWKVQGSRMKDVHVLLMSDVLVFLQEKDQKFTFASFDKSPVVSLTKLIVRDIANQERGMYLISDSTPPEMYELHASSKDERRTWMNVIQQASLSCPSREEFPLIETEDKALLRRLKADILQKDREVLELLQERVTLFCELAEATAGGGAGEGTPQTPSRSADNRKLFRADAAHAPPAEPLLAGAICEVEKVSILLAGCSISRGTVVNSKQELSNGEPVTLDACVELNASKDPNGNQLQEVTLKEEVRERLVNVSAQLHALQAAVIRQDSLVELFTGTGPASGPRLSRSVSRDTGLDGGGEAALLRRQVELLQEEVKRLRAREEEPGKQEAQPAARRRSSNGDLSDVVKGDAQARRRRGSRELELHPLAPLATHDPLDQLDGVQEANEEEEDQQVVKISPRSDSPRDLQDIPEESECGTEPS encoded by the exons ATGTCCCGGCTGTTGGAGGGAAGGAACAAGGACAAGATGAAAGAATTAAACGCAAAG aaCAAGGAGAAGGAGCGAGTGAAGGAGCGCGAAAAGGAGGCGCGCTCCAACAAAGGTCACCTGTTCACCACCCTGACGGTCTCGTCCACCACGTTGTGCTCGGCGTGCAACCGAAGCATCACCGCCAAGGAGGCCCTCAGCTGCCCCG GCTGCAACGTGACCATTCACAACCGTTGCCGAGACAGTTTGGCAAACTGCGCCAAGATGAAGCAGAAG CAACAGAAGCTGGCGATGGCGAGGAACAGTTCGGCCCTTCAGAACGTGGCCCTGCGTGCAAAAA CCCCGACCACCAAGGAGCGTCCCAGTTCGGCCATCTACCCGTCAGACAGCCTCCGCCAGTCTCTGCTGGGTTCCCGACGGGTCCGCTCGGGCCTCTCGCTCGCCAAGAGCGTCTCCACCAATAATATCGCCGG CGTGAGCGAGGAACCGGTCGGACTCAGGAGGATTCTGTCGCAGTCCACCGAGTCGCTCAACTTTCGGAGCAGGACTCTGTCCATGGAGTCGCTCACGGACGACG GAGACTGCTGGTGGCGCCCCCTGCTGGAGGAGCTGCAGGTGGAGGGCCGCAGTGTCCAGGCTGACAGCTGGAGTCTGGTGGTGGAGCCCAAATTCCTGCAGACGCTCCACAAAGACCTGATCAAACAGCAAGACGTCATCTACG AGCTGATTCAGACGGAATTTCACCACGTGCGGACGCTGCGCATCATGGAGGGCGTGTATCGGCGCGGCATGCTGGAGGAGGTGATGCTGGAGGCGGGCGTGGTCCACACCATCTTCCCGTGTCTGGACCAGCTGCTGGAGGTCCACACCGCCTTCCTGGCCCAGCTGGTGGACCGCAGGAAGCGCGGCgccgcccagtgcggcgacccCAACTTCATCGTCCCCGACATCGGAGAGCTGCTTCTCGCGCAG tTTTCAGGTCCGTGCGCAGACGACATGGAGAAAGTTTACTCTGAGTTTTGCAGTCGTCACCCGAAAGCTGTGAAGCTCTACAAAGATGTTGTGACTCGTGACCGAAGACTGCAGCACTTCATCCGG CGCGCCTGCCGTGGTCCTCTGCTGCGGCGTCTGGGCGTCCAGGAGTGCATTCTGCTGGTCACCCAGAGGATCACCAAATATCCGGTTCTCATTCAGAGGATCCTCGACAACACCAAAG GCAACGAGGAGGAGGCGCGAGCTCTGGGCCGAGCCTTGCTCCTCCTCAAGGAGCTGATCGGCTCGGTGGATAAGGAGGTTCAGGAGCTGGACCGGACCAGGAGGCTGCAGGAAGTCCAAGCTCGGCTGGACCCCCGGGCTCAGGCGCAGGTGCGTGGCGGCGGCGTGTTCCGAGGAGGAGAGCTTGCGCGAAGGAAGCTCCTCCACGAAGGGATGTTCCTTTGGAAGGTGCAAGGCTCCAGGATGAAAG ATGTGCACGTCCTGCTTATGTCGGACGTCTTGGTCTTCCTCCAGGAGAAGGACCAGAAGTTCACGTTTGCGTCCTTT gACAAGTCTCCGGTGGTCTCCCTGACCAAGCTGATTGTCCGAGATATAGCCAATCAGGAGCGAGGGATGTACCTGATCAGTGACTCCACCCCCCCGGAGATGTACGAGCTGCACGCCTCTTCCAAAGACGAGCGGCGCACGTGGATGAACGTCATCCAGCAGGCCTCGCTCAG ttGTCCGTCCAGAGAAGAATTCCCTTTAATCGAAACGGAAGACAAAGCGTTGCTGCGTCGACTGAAAG CGGACATCTTGCAGAAGGATCGCGAGGTTCTGGAGCTTCTGCAGGAGCGCGTGACTTTGTTCTGTGAGCTGGCGGAGGCCACGGCAGGAGGCGGAGCAGGCGAAGGAACTCCGCAAACGCCTTCCAGGTCGGCGGACAACAGGAAGTTGTTCCGAGCGGACGCCGCTCACGCTCCTCCCGCCGAGCCGCTGCTCGCCGGCGCCATCTGCGAAG TGGAGAAGGTGAGCATCCTGCTGGCCGGATGCAGCATCAGCAGAGGCACCGTCGTCAACAGCAAGCAGGAGCTGAGCA ATGGCGAACCCGTGACACTCGACGCGTGTGTGGAGCTCAACGCTTCCAAG GACCCAAACGGAAACCAGCTGCAGGAGGTCACGTTGAAGGAG GAAGTGCGGGAGCGTCTGGTCAACGTAAGCGCGCAGCTTCACGCTCTACAG GCTGCCGTCATTCGTCAGGATTCGCTGGTCGAGCTGTTTACGGGGACCGGCCCCGCCTCCGGGCCACGCCTCAGCCGCTCTGTGTCTCGGGACACGGGTTTGGACGGCGGCGGCGAGGCAGCGCTGCTTCGCCGCCAAGTGGAACTTCTACAGGAGGAAGTGAAGCGGCTGCGGGCTCGAGAGGAGGAGCCTGGCAAACAGGAGGCGCAGCCGGCCGccaggaggaggagcagcaACGGAGACCTGAGCGACGTCGTCAAGGGAGACGCG CAGGCGAGGAGGAGGCGGGGCAGTAGAGAGCTGGAACTCCACCCCCTCGCTCCATTGGCCACTCACGACCCCCTCGACCAATTGGATGGCGTTCAGGAAGCCAACGAGGAGGAAGAAGACCAACAAGTGGTGAAGATTTCTCCACGCTCTGACAGCCCCAGAG ACCTGCAGGACATCCCAGAGGAGAGCGAGTGCGGAACTGAACCCAGTTAA
- the LOC144057304 gene encoding rho guanine nucleotide exchange factor 2-like isoform X2, which translates to MSRLLEGRNKDKMKELNAKNKEKERVKEREKEARSNKGHLFTTLTVSSTTLCSACNRSITAKEALSCPGCNVTIHNRCRDSLANCAKMKQKQQKLAMARNSSALQNVALRAKTPTTKERPSSAIYPSDSLRQSLLGSRRVRSGLSLAKSVSTNNIAGVSEEPVGLRRILSQSTESLNFRSRTLSMESLTDDGDCWWRPLLEELQVEGRSVQADSWSLVVEPKFLQTLHKDLIKQQDVIYELIQTEFHHVRTLRIMEGVYRRGMLEEVMLEAGVVHTIFPCLDQLLEVHTAFLAQLVDRRKRGAAQCGDPNFIVPDIGELLLAQFSGPCADDMEKVYSEFCSRHPKAVKLYKDVVTRDRRLQHFIRRACRGPLLRRLGVQECILLVTQRITKYPVLIQRILDNTKGNEEEARALGRALLLLKELIGSVDKEVQELDRTRRLQEVQARLDPRAQAQVRGGGVFRGGELARRKLLHEGMFLWKVQGSRMKDVHVLLMSDVLVFLQEKDQKFTFASFDKSPVVSLTKLIVRDIANQERGMYLISDSTPPEMYELHASSKDERRTWMNVIQQASLSCPSREEFPLIETEDKALLRRLKADILQKDREVLELLQERVTLFCELAEATAGGGAGEGTPQTPSRSADNRKLFRADAAHAPPAEPLLAGAICEVEKVSILLAGCSISRGTVVNSKQELSSEEPPSTRTLHLHLHHPVVVFASDGEPVTLDACVELNASKDPNGNQLQEVTLKEEVRERLVNVSAQLHALQAAVIRQDSLVELFTGTGPASGPRLSRSVSRDTGLDGGGEAALLRRQVELLQEEVKRLRAREEEPGKQEAQPAARRRSSNGDLSDVVKGDAARRRRGSRELELHPLAPLATHDPLDQLDGVQEANEEEEDQQVVKISPRSDSPRDLQDIPEESECGTEPS; encoded by the exons ATGTCCCGGCTGTTGGAGGGAAGGAACAAGGACAAGATGAAAGAATTAAACGCAAAG aaCAAGGAGAAGGAGCGAGTGAAGGAGCGCGAAAAGGAGGCGCGCTCCAACAAAGGTCACCTGTTCACCACCCTGACGGTCTCGTCCACCACGTTGTGCTCGGCGTGCAACCGAAGCATCACCGCCAAGGAGGCCCTCAGCTGCCCCG GCTGCAACGTGACCATTCACAACCGTTGCCGAGACAGTTTGGCAAACTGCGCCAAGATGAAGCAGAAG CAACAGAAGCTGGCGATGGCGAGGAACAGTTCGGCCCTTCAGAACGTGGCCCTGCGTGCAAAAA CCCCGACCACCAAGGAGCGTCCCAGTTCGGCCATCTACCCGTCAGACAGCCTCCGCCAGTCTCTGCTGGGTTCCCGACGGGTCCGCTCGGGCCTCTCGCTCGCCAAGAGCGTCTCCACCAATAATATCGCCGG CGTGAGCGAGGAACCGGTCGGACTCAGGAGGATTCTGTCGCAGTCCACCGAGTCGCTCAACTTTCGGAGCAGGACTCTGTCCATGGAGTCGCTCACGGACGACG GAGACTGCTGGTGGCGCCCCCTGCTGGAGGAGCTGCAGGTGGAGGGCCGCAGTGTCCAGGCTGACAGCTGGAGTCTGGTGGTGGAGCCCAAATTCCTGCAGACGCTCCACAAAGACCTGATCAAACAGCAAGACGTCATCTACG AGCTGATTCAGACGGAATTTCACCACGTGCGGACGCTGCGCATCATGGAGGGCGTGTATCGGCGCGGCATGCTGGAGGAGGTGATGCTGGAGGCGGGCGTGGTCCACACCATCTTCCCGTGTCTGGACCAGCTGCTGGAGGTCCACACCGCCTTCCTGGCCCAGCTGGTGGACCGCAGGAAGCGCGGCgccgcccagtgcggcgacccCAACTTCATCGTCCCCGACATCGGAGAGCTGCTTCTCGCGCAG tTTTCAGGTCCGTGCGCAGACGACATGGAGAAAGTTTACTCTGAGTTTTGCAGTCGTCACCCGAAAGCTGTGAAGCTCTACAAAGATGTTGTGACTCGTGACCGAAGACTGCAGCACTTCATCCGG CGCGCCTGCCGTGGTCCTCTGCTGCGGCGTCTGGGCGTCCAGGAGTGCATTCTGCTGGTCACCCAGAGGATCACCAAATATCCGGTTCTCATTCAGAGGATCCTCGACAACACCAAAG GCAACGAGGAGGAGGCGCGAGCTCTGGGCCGAGCCTTGCTCCTCCTCAAGGAGCTGATCGGCTCGGTGGATAAGGAGGTTCAGGAGCTGGACCGGACCAGGAGGCTGCAGGAAGTCCAAGCTCGGCTGGACCCCCGGGCTCAGGCGCAGGTGCGTGGCGGCGGCGTGTTCCGAGGAGGAGAGCTTGCGCGAAGGAAGCTCCTCCACGAAGGGATGTTCCTTTGGAAGGTGCAAGGCTCCAGGATGAAAG ATGTGCACGTCCTGCTTATGTCGGACGTCTTGGTCTTCCTCCAGGAGAAGGACCAGAAGTTCACGTTTGCGTCCTTT gACAAGTCTCCGGTGGTCTCCCTGACCAAGCTGATTGTCCGAGATATAGCCAATCAGGAGCGAGGGATGTACCTGATCAGTGACTCCACCCCCCCGGAGATGTACGAGCTGCACGCCTCTTCCAAAGACGAGCGGCGCACGTGGATGAACGTCATCCAGCAGGCCTCGCTCAG ttGTCCGTCCAGAGAAGAATTCCCTTTAATCGAAACGGAAGACAAAGCGTTGCTGCGTCGACTGAAAG CGGACATCTTGCAGAAGGATCGCGAGGTTCTGGAGCTTCTGCAGGAGCGCGTGACTTTGTTCTGTGAGCTGGCGGAGGCCACGGCAGGAGGCGGAGCAGGCGAAGGAACTCCGCAAACGCCTTCCAGGTCGGCGGACAACAGGAAGTTGTTCCGAGCGGACGCCGCTCACGCTCCTCCCGCCGAGCCGCTGCTCGCCGGCGCCATCTGCGAAG TGGAGAAGGTGAGCATCCTGCTGGCCGGATGCAGCATCAGCAGAGGCACCGTCGTCAACAGCAAGCAGGAGCTGAGCAGTGAGGAGCCGCCGTCCACTCGAACCctccatcttcatcttcatcacccTGTTGTTGTGTTTGCATCAGATGGCGAACCCGTGACACTCGACGCGTGTGTGGAGCTCAACGCTTCCAAG GACCCAAACGGAAACCAGCTGCAGGAGGTCACGTTGAAGGAG GAAGTGCGGGAGCGTCTGGTCAACGTAAGCGCGCAGCTTCACGCTCTACAG GCTGCCGTCATTCGTCAGGATTCGCTGGTCGAGCTGTTTACGGGGACCGGCCCCGCCTCCGGGCCACGCCTCAGCCGCTCTGTGTCTCGGGACACGGGTTTGGACGGCGGCGGCGAGGCAGCGCTGCTTCGCCGCCAAGTGGAACTTCTACAGGAGGAAGTGAAGCGGCTGCGGGCTCGAGAGGAGGAGCCTGGCAAACAGGAGGCGCAGCCGGCCGccaggaggaggagcagcaACGGAGACCTGAGCGACGTCGTCAAGGGAGACGCG GCGAGGAGGAGGCGGGGCAGTAGAGAGCTGGAACTCCACCCCCTCGCTCCATTGGCCACTCACGACCCCCTCGACCAATTGGATGGCGTTCAGGAAGCCAACGAGGAGGAAGAAGACCAACAAGTGGTGAAGATTTCTCCACGCTCTGACAGCCCCAGAG ACCTGCAGGACATCCCAGAGGAGAGCGAGTGCGGAACTGAACCCAGTTAA
- the LOC144057304 gene encoding rho guanine nucleotide exchange factor 2-like isoform X4: MSRLLEGRNKDKMKELNAKNKEKERVKEREKEARSNKGHLFTTLTVSSTTLCSACNRSITAKEALSCPGCNVTIHNRCRDSLANCAKMKQKQQKLAMARNSSALQNVALRAKTPTTKERPSSAIYPSDSLRQSLLGSRRVRSGLSLAKSVSTNNIAGVSEEPVGLRRILSQSTESLNFRSRTLSMESLTDDGDCWWRPLLEELQVEGRSVQADSWSLVVEPKFLQTLHKDLIKQQDVIYELIQTEFHHVRTLRIMEGVYRRGMLEEVMLEAGVVHTIFPCLDQLLEVHTAFLAQLVDRRKRGAAQCGDPNFIVPDIGELLLAQFSGPCADDMEKVYSEFCSRHPKAVKLYKDVVTRDRRLQHFIRRACRGPLLRRLGVQECILLVTQRITKYPVLIQRILDNTKGNEEEARALGRALLLLKELIGSVDKEVQELDRTRRLQEVQARLDPRAQAQVRGGGVFRGGELARRKLLHEGMFLWKVQGSRMKDVHVLLMSDVLVFLQEKDQKFTFASFDKSPVVSLTKLIVRDIANQERGMYLISDSTPPEMYELHASSKDERRTWMNVIQQASLSCPSREEFPLIETEDKALLRRLKADILQKDREVLELLQERVTLFCELAEATAGGGAGEGTPQTPSRSADNRKLFRADAAHAPPAEPLLAGAICEVEKVSILLAGCSISRGTVVNSKQELSNGEPVTLDACVELNASKDPNGNQLQEVTLKEEVRERLVNVSAQLHALQAAVIRQDSLVELFTGTGPASGPRLSRSVSRDTGLDGGGEAALLRRQVELLQEEVKRLRAREEEPGKQEAQPAARRRSSNGDLSDVVKGDAARRRRGSRELELHPLAPLATHDPLDQLDGVQEANEEEEDQQVVKISPRSDSPRDLQDIPEESECGTEPS, encoded by the exons ATGTCCCGGCTGTTGGAGGGAAGGAACAAGGACAAGATGAAAGAATTAAACGCAAAG aaCAAGGAGAAGGAGCGAGTGAAGGAGCGCGAAAAGGAGGCGCGCTCCAACAAAGGTCACCTGTTCACCACCCTGACGGTCTCGTCCACCACGTTGTGCTCGGCGTGCAACCGAAGCATCACCGCCAAGGAGGCCCTCAGCTGCCCCG GCTGCAACGTGACCATTCACAACCGTTGCCGAGACAGTTTGGCAAACTGCGCCAAGATGAAGCAGAAG CAACAGAAGCTGGCGATGGCGAGGAACAGTTCGGCCCTTCAGAACGTGGCCCTGCGTGCAAAAA CCCCGACCACCAAGGAGCGTCCCAGTTCGGCCATCTACCCGTCAGACAGCCTCCGCCAGTCTCTGCTGGGTTCCCGACGGGTCCGCTCGGGCCTCTCGCTCGCCAAGAGCGTCTCCACCAATAATATCGCCGG CGTGAGCGAGGAACCGGTCGGACTCAGGAGGATTCTGTCGCAGTCCACCGAGTCGCTCAACTTTCGGAGCAGGACTCTGTCCATGGAGTCGCTCACGGACGACG GAGACTGCTGGTGGCGCCCCCTGCTGGAGGAGCTGCAGGTGGAGGGCCGCAGTGTCCAGGCTGACAGCTGGAGTCTGGTGGTGGAGCCCAAATTCCTGCAGACGCTCCACAAAGACCTGATCAAACAGCAAGACGTCATCTACG AGCTGATTCAGACGGAATTTCACCACGTGCGGACGCTGCGCATCATGGAGGGCGTGTATCGGCGCGGCATGCTGGAGGAGGTGATGCTGGAGGCGGGCGTGGTCCACACCATCTTCCCGTGTCTGGACCAGCTGCTGGAGGTCCACACCGCCTTCCTGGCCCAGCTGGTGGACCGCAGGAAGCGCGGCgccgcccagtgcggcgacccCAACTTCATCGTCCCCGACATCGGAGAGCTGCTTCTCGCGCAG tTTTCAGGTCCGTGCGCAGACGACATGGAGAAAGTTTACTCTGAGTTTTGCAGTCGTCACCCGAAAGCTGTGAAGCTCTACAAAGATGTTGTGACTCGTGACCGAAGACTGCAGCACTTCATCCGG CGCGCCTGCCGTGGTCCTCTGCTGCGGCGTCTGGGCGTCCAGGAGTGCATTCTGCTGGTCACCCAGAGGATCACCAAATATCCGGTTCTCATTCAGAGGATCCTCGACAACACCAAAG GCAACGAGGAGGAGGCGCGAGCTCTGGGCCGAGCCTTGCTCCTCCTCAAGGAGCTGATCGGCTCGGTGGATAAGGAGGTTCAGGAGCTGGACCGGACCAGGAGGCTGCAGGAAGTCCAAGCTCGGCTGGACCCCCGGGCTCAGGCGCAGGTGCGTGGCGGCGGCGTGTTCCGAGGAGGAGAGCTTGCGCGAAGGAAGCTCCTCCACGAAGGGATGTTCCTTTGGAAGGTGCAAGGCTCCAGGATGAAAG ATGTGCACGTCCTGCTTATGTCGGACGTCTTGGTCTTCCTCCAGGAGAAGGACCAGAAGTTCACGTTTGCGTCCTTT gACAAGTCTCCGGTGGTCTCCCTGACCAAGCTGATTGTCCGAGATATAGCCAATCAGGAGCGAGGGATGTACCTGATCAGTGACTCCACCCCCCCGGAGATGTACGAGCTGCACGCCTCTTCCAAAGACGAGCGGCGCACGTGGATGAACGTCATCCAGCAGGCCTCGCTCAG ttGTCCGTCCAGAGAAGAATTCCCTTTAATCGAAACGGAAGACAAAGCGTTGCTGCGTCGACTGAAAG CGGACATCTTGCAGAAGGATCGCGAGGTTCTGGAGCTTCTGCAGGAGCGCGTGACTTTGTTCTGTGAGCTGGCGGAGGCCACGGCAGGAGGCGGAGCAGGCGAAGGAACTCCGCAAACGCCTTCCAGGTCGGCGGACAACAGGAAGTTGTTCCGAGCGGACGCCGCTCACGCTCCTCCCGCCGAGCCGCTGCTCGCCGGCGCCATCTGCGAAG TGGAGAAGGTGAGCATCCTGCTGGCCGGATGCAGCATCAGCAGAGGCACCGTCGTCAACAGCAAGCAGGAGCTGAGCA ATGGCGAACCCGTGACACTCGACGCGTGTGTGGAGCTCAACGCTTCCAAG GACCCAAACGGAAACCAGCTGCAGGAGGTCACGTTGAAGGAG GAAGTGCGGGAGCGTCTGGTCAACGTAAGCGCGCAGCTTCACGCTCTACAG GCTGCCGTCATTCGTCAGGATTCGCTGGTCGAGCTGTTTACGGGGACCGGCCCCGCCTCCGGGCCACGCCTCAGCCGCTCTGTGTCTCGGGACACGGGTTTGGACGGCGGCGGCGAGGCAGCGCTGCTTCGCCGCCAAGTGGAACTTCTACAGGAGGAAGTGAAGCGGCTGCGGGCTCGAGAGGAGGAGCCTGGCAAACAGGAGGCGCAGCCGGCCGccaggaggaggagcagcaACGGAGACCTGAGCGACGTCGTCAAGGGAGACGCG GCGAGGAGGAGGCGGGGCAGTAGAGAGCTGGAACTCCACCCCCTCGCTCCATTGGCCACTCACGACCCCCTCGACCAATTGGATGGCGTTCAGGAAGCCAACGAGGAGGAAGAAGACCAACAAGTGGTGAAGATTTCTCCACGCTCTGACAGCCCCAGAG ACCTGCAGGACATCCCAGAGGAGAGCGAGTGCGGAACTGAACCCAGTTAA
- the LOC144057304 gene encoding rho guanine nucleotide exchange factor 2-like isoform X1, translating to MSRLLEGRNKDKMKELNAKNKEKERVKEREKEARSNKGHLFTTLTVSSTTLCSACNRSITAKEALSCPGCNVTIHNRCRDSLANCAKMKQKQQKLAMARNSSALQNVALRAKTPTTKERPSSAIYPSDSLRQSLLGSRRVRSGLSLAKSVSTNNIAGVSEEPVGLRRILSQSTESLNFRSRTLSMESLTDDGDCWWRPLLEELQVEGRSVQADSWSLVVEPKFLQTLHKDLIKQQDVIYELIQTEFHHVRTLRIMEGVYRRGMLEEVMLEAGVVHTIFPCLDQLLEVHTAFLAQLVDRRKRGAAQCGDPNFIVPDIGELLLAQFSGPCADDMEKVYSEFCSRHPKAVKLYKDVVTRDRRLQHFIRRACRGPLLRRLGVQECILLVTQRITKYPVLIQRILDNTKGNEEEARALGRALLLLKELIGSVDKEVQELDRTRRLQEVQARLDPRAQAQVRGGGVFRGGELARRKLLHEGMFLWKVQGSRMKDVHVLLMSDVLVFLQEKDQKFTFASFDKSPVVSLTKLIVRDIANQERGMYLISDSTPPEMYELHASSKDERRTWMNVIQQASLSCPSREEFPLIETEDKALLRRLKADILQKDREVLELLQERVTLFCELAEATAGGGAGEGTPQTPSRSADNRKLFRADAAHAPPAEPLLAGAICEVEKVSILLAGCSISRGTVVNSKQELSSEEPPSTRTLHLHLHHPVVVFASDGEPVTLDACVELNASKDPNGNQLQEVTLKEEVRERLVNVSAQLHALQAAVIRQDSLVELFTGTGPASGPRLSRSVSRDTGLDGGGEAALLRRQVELLQEEVKRLRAREEEPGKQEAQPAARRRSSNGDLSDVVKGDAQARRRRGSRELELHPLAPLATHDPLDQLDGVQEANEEEEDQQVVKISPRSDSPRDLQDIPEESECGTEPS from the exons ATGTCCCGGCTGTTGGAGGGAAGGAACAAGGACAAGATGAAAGAATTAAACGCAAAG aaCAAGGAGAAGGAGCGAGTGAAGGAGCGCGAAAAGGAGGCGCGCTCCAACAAAGGTCACCTGTTCACCACCCTGACGGTCTCGTCCACCACGTTGTGCTCGGCGTGCAACCGAAGCATCACCGCCAAGGAGGCCCTCAGCTGCCCCG GCTGCAACGTGACCATTCACAACCGTTGCCGAGACAGTTTGGCAAACTGCGCCAAGATGAAGCAGAAG CAACAGAAGCTGGCGATGGCGAGGAACAGTTCGGCCCTTCAGAACGTGGCCCTGCGTGCAAAAA CCCCGACCACCAAGGAGCGTCCCAGTTCGGCCATCTACCCGTCAGACAGCCTCCGCCAGTCTCTGCTGGGTTCCCGACGGGTCCGCTCGGGCCTCTCGCTCGCCAAGAGCGTCTCCACCAATAATATCGCCGG CGTGAGCGAGGAACCGGTCGGACTCAGGAGGATTCTGTCGCAGTCCACCGAGTCGCTCAACTTTCGGAGCAGGACTCTGTCCATGGAGTCGCTCACGGACGACG GAGACTGCTGGTGGCGCCCCCTGCTGGAGGAGCTGCAGGTGGAGGGCCGCAGTGTCCAGGCTGACAGCTGGAGTCTGGTGGTGGAGCCCAAATTCCTGCAGACGCTCCACAAAGACCTGATCAAACAGCAAGACGTCATCTACG AGCTGATTCAGACGGAATTTCACCACGTGCGGACGCTGCGCATCATGGAGGGCGTGTATCGGCGCGGCATGCTGGAGGAGGTGATGCTGGAGGCGGGCGTGGTCCACACCATCTTCCCGTGTCTGGACCAGCTGCTGGAGGTCCACACCGCCTTCCTGGCCCAGCTGGTGGACCGCAGGAAGCGCGGCgccgcccagtgcggcgacccCAACTTCATCGTCCCCGACATCGGAGAGCTGCTTCTCGCGCAG tTTTCAGGTCCGTGCGCAGACGACATGGAGAAAGTTTACTCTGAGTTTTGCAGTCGTCACCCGAAAGCTGTGAAGCTCTACAAAGATGTTGTGACTCGTGACCGAAGACTGCAGCACTTCATCCGG CGCGCCTGCCGTGGTCCTCTGCTGCGGCGTCTGGGCGTCCAGGAGTGCATTCTGCTGGTCACCCAGAGGATCACCAAATATCCGGTTCTCATTCAGAGGATCCTCGACAACACCAAAG GCAACGAGGAGGAGGCGCGAGCTCTGGGCCGAGCCTTGCTCCTCCTCAAGGAGCTGATCGGCTCGGTGGATAAGGAGGTTCAGGAGCTGGACCGGACCAGGAGGCTGCAGGAAGTCCAAGCTCGGCTGGACCCCCGGGCTCAGGCGCAGGTGCGTGGCGGCGGCGTGTTCCGAGGAGGAGAGCTTGCGCGAAGGAAGCTCCTCCACGAAGGGATGTTCCTTTGGAAGGTGCAAGGCTCCAGGATGAAAG ATGTGCACGTCCTGCTTATGTCGGACGTCTTGGTCTTCCTCCAGGAGAAGGACCAGAAGTTCACGTTTGCGTCCTTT gACAAGTCTCCGGTGGTCTCCCTGACCAAGCTGATTGTCCGAGATATAGCCAATCAGGAGCGAGGGATGTACCTGATCAGTGACTCCACCCCCCCGGAGATGTACGAGCTGCACGCCTCTTCCAAAGACGAGCGGCGCACGTGGATGAACGTCATCCAGCAGGCCTCGCTCAG ttGTCCGTCCAGAGAAGAATTCCCTTTAATCGAAACGGAAGACAAAGCGTTGCTGCGTCGACTGAAAG CGGACATCTTGCAGAAGGATCGCGAGGTTCTGGAGCTTCTGCAGGAGCGCGTGACTTTGTTCTGTGAGCTGGCGGAGGCCACGGCAGGAGGCGGAGCAGGCGAAGGAACTCCGCAAACGCCTTCCAGGTCGGCGGACAACAGGAAGTTGTTCCGAGCGGACGCCGCTCACGCTCCTCCCGCCGAGCCGCTGCTCGCCGGCGCCATCTGCGAAG TGGAGAAGGTGAGCATCCTGCTGGCCGGATGCAGCATCAGCAGAGGCACCGTCGTCAACAGCAAGCAGGAGCTGAGCAGTGAGGAGCCGCCGTCCACTCGAACCctccatcttcatcttcatcacccTGTTGTTGTGTTTGCATCAGATGGCGAACCCGTGACACTCGACGCGTGTGTGGAGCTCAACGCTTCCAAG GACCCAAACGGAAACCAGCTGCAGGAGGTCACGTTGAAGGAG GAAGTGCGGGAGCGTCTGGTCAACGTAAGCGCGCAGCTTCACGCTCTACAG GCTGCCGTCATTCGTCAGGATTCGCTGGTCGAGCTGTTTACGGGGACCGGCCCCGCCTCCGGGCCACGCCTCAGCCGCTCTGTGTCTCGGGACACGGGTTTGGACGGCGGCGGCGAGGCAGCGCTGCTTCGCCGCCAAGTGGAACTTCTACAGGAGGAAGTGAAGCGGCTGCGGGCTCGAGAGGAGGAGCCTGGCAAACAGGAGGCGCAGCCGGCCGccaggaggaggagcagcaACGGAGACCTGAGCGACGTCGTCAAGGGAGACGCG CAGGCGAGGAGGAGGCGGGGCAGTAGAGAGCTGGAACTCCACCCCCTCGCTCCATTGGCCACTCACGACCCCCTCGACCAATTGGATGGCGTTCAGGAAGCCAACGAGGAGGAAGAAGACCAACAAGTGGTGAAGATTTCTCCACGCTCTGACAGCCCCAGAG ACCTGCAGGACATCCCAGAGGAGAGCGAGTGCGGAACTGAACCCAGTTAA